A window of the Methanoculleus horonobensis genome harbors these coding sequences:
- a CDS encoding flavodoxin family protein gives MKILGINGSPRGSKSQTLRLVQAVLDGAESAGAEVELVDVTKLRIEYCNGCLVCCERGECIKKDDFAELYRKMLESDGIVLGSPNYIDSVTAQIKTLLDRMADTIHCQMFIGKYGCAVSTAGGSGADEVVAYLNRILQTLGANTVGGIDVVLGGDPETIVPAEGRAYELGKKLARAIEKKETYPEQEELHAAMCDRMRALVTANKDRWHHEYDYWKEAGRIP, from the coding sequence ATGAAGATACTTGGGATAAACGGAAGCCCCCGCGGCTCAAAGAGCCAGACGCTCCGGCTCGTCCAGGCCGTCCTCGACGGAGCGGAGAGCGCCGGGGCCGAGGTGGAACTCGTGGACGTCACGAAGCTCCGGATCGAGTACTGCAACGGATGCCTGGTCTGCTGCGAGCGGGGAGAATGCATCAAGAAAGACGATTTTGCCGAACTCTACCGGAAGATGCTTGAGAGCGACGGGATTGTCCTCGGGTCGCCCAACTACATCGACTCGGTCACCGCCCAGATCAAGACCCTGCTCGACCGTATGGCGGACACCATCCACTGCCAGATGTTCATCGGGAAGTACGGGTGCGCCGTCTCCACGGCAGGCGGCTCCGGGGCGGACGAGGTCGTGGCATATCTGAACAGGATCCTGCAGACCCTGGGCGCGAACACCGTAGGCGGGATCGACGTGGTGCTCGGCGGCGACCCGGAGACGATCGTGCCTGCGGAGGGGAGGGCCTACGAACTCGGGAAGAAACTCGCAAGAGCCATCGAGAAGAAGGAGACCTATCCCGAGCAGGAGGAACTTCACGCCGCGATGTGTGATCGGATGCGGGCGCTGGTCACGGCAAACAAAGACCGCTGGCACCACGAGTACGACTACTGGAAGGAAGCCGGGCGGATACCCTAG
- a CDS encoding HEAT repeat domain-containing protein has translation MAFFDKFRTNIDGLQQAKDYPGLVAVLSSEDPRNRADAARALAALGVPAIPDILRTLEKARPASRNRMAESLVSAGAPSIPLLLVLILRASPGLQASIAHAIAETDNSMAETLLPALHHEQPAIRRATVIALQGMGRKAIPPLARALRDGNHSVQREAANVLASMQWSPDDVQEKVQFYYLREDWKELAKLQGAAVPVLLKALASDDPRMRSESARTLGKIRDSRVVPPLIKAVKDPRLDVRIRAVEALGEIGDDRAKPPLANALSDPHHQVRMEAAWALGKLGWVPQSDLQRADYLIAGEQWKELVRMGRPAIPPLIRALGTDYSGVRTGASEALRHLGQPALNALKMEASLKDPARKQRALAALEYIRQRQEEVSRTKPAQEDTSRYEEELKEGLTIQKRFEKQFGRPNYVPDGGVTIPSPPAQDETPKEPEQPTEQAPEEPEAAVSLSDLIQESQQAEAAWAQVKERWKTDISAAPGGAIPLDQLIPIEFEQEIVETDEAEQEEQFSYRPEEEREPQELAIPEILRDTVEPPEPPELFPEKTPLEKCLEALRSSDDSIRAAAVAALQSMGKEAVGYLIEALSDPHYSVRIAAAEALGEIGDPDAVEALVRTLGDEREDVRIAAASALSRIGDRRAVQPLIHLFRDRYHGVRVAAADAVAEFGRGALRELEEALNDPLPVVRVTAAKAIGLIGATESIPLLITYLGDAAPDVRWSVARALGDFGAMAIEPISHVLRSGTREMRLAAIDALWEIPDEGAGDVLRYALDDEDEEVRTKAAAALRKRQVIDVWRRTLGSQVEEEERTPKKKRKVRLEDKKAFELSGKQDIDTLISALKDKDWNTQLGAATRLIMMGRPAVDGLIRALRDEDPDIQSAAASILGDMRETAVTPLMDALDDSDRFVRLVAARNLGRIGNKRAIEALIGSLHQELDTEVRATVAEALGYMGSKQAIEPLALALQDRDEEVKIAAARSLGYIGDLSALEPLVLALHDVDDRVRYAALEALKAPSDTMRRHLIAALRTGDETFRAGVAEALEAGGWRPETGEERTLHLMAQGRWAEVEWVGADALPVLAEALSDPLIEVRANAVRTIDRIGGEDAVAPLVEALKDDALAVRKRAEWALIQMGEAVLPTLDMAISEEAQPEGREGLQRVIEEIRGKETGRI, from the coding sequence ATGGCATTCTTTGATAAGTTCCGGACGAACATCGACGGGTTACAGCAGGCGAAGGATTATCCCGGCCTGGTTGCGGTTCTGAGCAGTGAAGATCCCCGTAACCGTGCCGATGCAGCGCGGGCACTCGCCGCCCTCGGGGTTCCCGCCATCCCGGATATTCTCAGGACGCTCGAGAAAGCCCGTCCCGCGTCGCGAAACCGGATGGCCGAATCTCTCGTTTCAGCCGGGGCTCCATCTATTCCGCTGCTTCTCGTCCTGATTCTCCGGGCCAGCCCCGGCCTGCAGGCATCCATCGCCCACGCAATCGCGGAGACGGACAACTCGATGGCCGAGACGCTGCTGCCCGCACTGCACCACGAACAACCGGCAATCCGGCGTGCTACGGTGATCGCTCTCCAGGGGATGGGCAGGAAGGCAATCCCGCCCCTCGCGAGAGCGCTCCGTGACGGCAACCACTCAGTGCAGAGAGAGGCCGCAAACGTGCTTGCCTCGATGCAATGGTCGCCCGACGACGTCCAGGAGAAGGTGCAGTTTTACTACCTCCGGGAAGACTGGAAGGAGCTGGCCAAACTCCAGGGAGCCGCCGTCCCGGTTCTCCTCAAAGCCCTGGCGAGCGACGACCCACGGATGCGGAGCGAGTCGGCGCGAACCCTCGGGAAGATCCGTGACTCCCGGGTTGTCCCGCCGCTCATCAAGGCGGTAAAAGATCCCCGGCTTGACGTCCGTATCCGTGCCGTCGAGGCGCTCGGGGAGATCGGTGACGACCGGGCGAAACCCCCGCTGGCCAATGCCCTGAGCGATCCCCACCACCAGGTGCGGATGGAAGCGGCATGGGCCCTCGGCAAGCTGGGCTGGGTGCCGCAAAGCGACCTGCAGAGAGCAGATTACCTGATTGCAGGCGAACAATGGAAAGAACTGGTCCGGATGGGAAGACCGGCCATCCCGCCACTCATCCGGGCGCTGGGGACTGATTACTCGGGTGTTCGCACCGGCGCGAGCGAAGCATTGCGGCACCTGGGGCAGCCCGCACTCAACGCCCTGAAGATGGAAGCCTCGTTGAAAGACCCCGCACGGAAACAGCGGGCTCTGGCTGCCCTCGAGTACATCCGGCAGCGCCAGGAAGAAGTCTCCCGGACAAAGCCCGCACAGGAAGACACCTCGAGGTACGAGGAGGAACTCAAAGAGGGGCTTACCATCCAGAAGAGGTTTGAGAAGCAGTTCGGGCGCCCGAACTACGTGCCGGACGGGGGGGTCACGATACCCTCGCCGCCGGCACAGGACGAGACGCCGAAGGAACCCGAGCAGCCCACCGAGCAGGCACCGGAAGAGCCTGAAGCGGCCGTGAGCCTCAGCGACCTCATCCAGGAGAGCCAGCAGGCGGAGGCGGCGTGGGCACAGGTCAAAGAGCGCTGGAAGACCGATATCTCGGCGGCTCCCGGCGGCGCAATCCCGCTGGACCAGCTCATCCCGATCGAGTTCGAACAGGAGATCGTCGAGACCGACGAGGCAGAACAGGAGGAGCAGTTTTCCTACCGGCCCGAGGAGGAACGCGAGCCGCAAGAACTGGCGATCCCGGAGATCTTGAGGGACACGGTTGAGCCGCCGGAACCCCCTGAGTTGTTCCCGGAAAAGACACCGCTTGAAAAATGCCTTGAAGCGCTCAGGAGCAGCGACGACAGCATCCGGGCCGCGGCGGTCGCCGCGCTCCAGAGCATGGGGAAAGAGGCGGTCGGATACCTCATCGAAGCGTTAAGCGACCCCCACTACAGCGTCCGCATCGCCGCAGCGGAAGCGCTCGGCGAGATCGGGGATCCGGATGCCGTCGAGGCGCTGGTCAGGACTCTCGGTGACGAGAGAGAAGATGTGCGAATCGCCGCCGCCTCGGCGCTCAGCCGTATCGGTGACCGCCGCGCAGTTCAGCCGCTCATTCACCTCTTCCGCGACAGGTACCACGGCGTCCGGGTCGCTGCGGCGGATGCCGTCGCGGAGTTCGGCCGTGGCGCACTCAGAGAACTCGAAGAGGCACTGAACGACCCATTGCCGGTCGTCCGGGTGACGGCGGCGAAAGCAATAGGCCTCATCGGCGCAACCGAGTCGATCCCGCTCCTCATCACGTACCTCGGGGATGCAGCACCGGATGTCCGGTGGAGCGTTGCCCGGGCCCTGGGCGACTTCGGCGCCATGGCAATCGAACCGATCTCGCATGTGCTGAGATCAGGCACCAGGGAGATGCGTCTTGCAGCAATCGACGCCCTCTGGGAGATCCCGGACGAGGGTGCAGGCGACGTTCTGCGCTACGCTCTCGATGACGAAGACGAAGAGGTGAGGACAAAAGCTGCGGCCGCCCTCAGAAAGCGGCAGGTGATAGATGTCTGGCGGAGGACGCTCGGCAGCCAGGTCGAGGAGGAGGAGCGCACCCCGAAGAAGAAGAGGAAGGTCCGGCTGGAGGATAAGAAGGCGTTCGAACTGTCAGGCAAACAGGATATCGATACCCTGATCAGCGCGCTCAAGGACAAGGATTGGAACACGCAGCTCGGTGCCGCCACACGCCTCATCATGATGGGGCGCCCCGCCGTGGACGGCCTCATCCGTGCACTCAGGGACGAAGACCCGGATATCCAGTCCGCTGCGGCCAGTATCCTCGGCGACATGCGCGAGACCGCGGTCACGCCGCTCATGGATGCCCTGGACGACAGCGACCGGTTCGTCAGGCTCGTCGCCGCCCGCAACCTTGGCAGGATCGGGAACAAACGGGCTATCGAAGCCCTGATCGGCTCCCTGCACCAGGAACTCGACACCGAGGTCCGGGCGACCGTGGCGGAGGCCCTCGGGTACATGGGGAGCAAGCAGGCGATCGAGCCGCTGGCCCTGGCGCTGCAGGACCGGGATGAGGAGGTCAAGATTGCCGCCGCGCGGTCACTCGGCTACATCGGGGATCTCAGTGCCCTGGAACCGCTGGTTCTGGCGCTCCACGACGTGGATGACCGGGTCAGGTATGCCGCGCTCGAGGCCCTGAAGGCTCCCAGCGACACGATGCGCCGCCACCTGATCGCCGCTCTCCGAACAGGGGACGAGACGTTCCGGGCGGGGGTCGCCGAAGCGCTGGAAGCGGGCGGCTGGAGACCGGAGACCGGCGAAGAACGGACGCTCCACCTCATGGCACAGGGGAGGTGGGCGGAGGTGGAATGGGTCGGCGCCGACGCGCTCCCGGTGCTTGCGGAAGCGCTCTCCGATCCGTTGATCGAGGTTCGGGCGAACGCCGTCCGGACCATCGACCGGATCGGAGGAGAGGACGCCGTCGCCCCGCTCGTCGAGGCACTCAAGGACGATGCGCTTGCGGTCAGAAAGCGGGCCGAATGGGCCCTGATCCAGATGGGCGAGGCGGTGCTCCCGACGCTCGACATGGCGATCAGCGAGGAAGCACAGCCGGAGGGCCGGGAGGGGCTGCAGCGGGTCATCGAGGAGATCCGCGGGAAAGAGACGGGGAGGATCTAG
- a CDS encoding RNA-binding protein: protein MERLDITRLPGIVKELAPDAEELVGRIYSWYVEPGHLVFPDPMLEWVREKYGDIETQQIVRVTNNQTGESTLFNSVRSRRPVLTPRAEETRDLRALSAEGPFANPIEETPADTFGRIDGDYWVTAGNIAKYDYLHAVIIAKENDPYVTGEPQIADMISVAVRWCQDANRTNPRAIYPFIIWNFLWRAGGSIVHNHAQVLLTHLPYAAPARLEGVREEYRCRYGSEYYDDLFAAHTAVGLGLVYRGARVMAHLTPRKEHEVAIIAESPHDIAPALAKVLECYRNIGVQSYNAAVYMPPLEEEGHYVAWVVDRGDLHSRTSDIGGMELYAGTPIVASDPFRLMEHLTAAMLP from the coding sequence ATGGAAAGGCTTGATATCACCCGACTGCCGGGCATCGTGAAGGAACTCGCGCCGGATGCGGAGGAACTCGTAGGCCGGATATACTCCTGGTATGTCGAACCCGGACACCTGGTCTTCCCTGATCCGATGCTTGAATGGGTGCGGGAGAAGTACGGCGATATCGAGACGCAGCAGATCGTGAGGGTGACCAATAACCAGACCGGCGAGAGCACGCTTTTTAACTCCGTTCGGTCTCGCCGCCCGGTGCTGACGCCCCGTGCCGAGGAGACGCGGGATCTCCGGGCACTCTCGGCGGAGGGGCCGTTCGCGAACCCAATCGAGGAGACGCCGGCCGACACGTTCGGGCGGATCGACGGCGATTACTGGGTGACGGCAGGCAACATCGCCAAGTACGATTACCTTCACGCCGTCATCATCGCAAAAGAGAACGATCCCTACGTGACCGGAGAACCGCAGATCGCCGATATGATCAGCGTGGCCGTCCGGTGGTGCCAGGATGCGAACCGTACAAACCCCCGGGCGATCTACCCCTTCATCATCTGGAACTTCCTCTGGCGTGCGGGAGGGAGCATCGTGCACAACCATGCCCAGGTGCTGCTCACCCACCTCCCCTATGCCGCTCCGGCCCGGCTCGAGGGGGTTCGGGAGGAGTACCGGTGCCGTTACGGGAGCGAGTATTACGACGATCTCTTCGCTGCCCACACCGCCGTCGGCCTCGGGCTCGTCTACAGGGGCGCCCGCGTCATGGCGCACCTCACCCCGAGAAAGGAGCACGAGGTCGCGATCATCGCGGAGTCGCCGCACGATATCGCCCCGGCTCTCGCAAAGGTGCTCGAGTGTTACCGCAACATAGGGGTCCAGAGTTACAACGCGGCGGTCTACATGCCCCCGCTCGAGGAGGAGGGACATTACGTCGCGTGGGTGGTCGACCGGGGCGACCTCCATTCCCGGACATCGGATATCGGGGGGATGGAACTCTACGCCGGGACGCCGATCGTCGCATCCGACCCGTTCCGCCTGATGGAGCACCTTACGGCCGCCATGCTGCCGTGA